Proteins from a single region of Antechinus flavipes isolate AdamAnt ecotype Samford, QLD, Australia chromosome 2, AdamAnt_v2, whole genome shotgun sequence:
- the NQO1 gene encoding NAD(P)H dehydrogenase [quinone] 1, with the protein MAAKRALIVLAHSEKTSFNYAMKEAAEEALKKQGWHVTVSDLYALNFNPLISRKDITGDLKDPDNFKYPVESVQAYKEGRLSSDIVAEQKKVKDADLVIFQFPMQWFGLPAILKGWFERVFIGEFAYSYATMYDKGPFKNKKAVLSLTTGGAGSMYSLLGVHGDMNVLLWPIQSGILYFCGFQVLEPQLVYSIGHTPADERLQILDKWKKRLATIWEEKPLSFAPSSYFDLNFQAGFLLKKEVQEEQAKKKDGLSVGHHFGKSIPTDNQIKAKK; encoded by the exons ATGGCTG CCAAGAGAGCACTGATAGTTCTGGCTCACTCGGAGAAGACATCCTTCAACTATGCCATGAAAGAAGCTGCTGAGGAGGCTCTAAAGAAGCAGGGCTGGCACGTGACAGTGTCGGACCTGTATGCCTTGAATTTTAATCCATTGATCTCCAGGAAGGACATCACAG gtGATCTAAAGGACCCTGACAACTTTAAGTACCCAGTCGAATCTGTTCAGGCTTATAAGGAGGGGCGGCTGAGCTCAGATATTGTCGCTGAACAGAAGAAGGTGAAAGATGCAGATCTTGTGATATTTCAG TTTCCAATGCAGTGGTTTGGGCTGCCTGCTATCCTAAAGGGTTGGTTTGAAAGAGTTTTCATTGGAGAATTTGCATATTCATATGCAACCATGTATGACAAGGGACCCTTTAAG AACAAGAAGGCCGTGCTCTCCCTCACCACTGGAGGGGCTGGCTCCATGTATTCGCTGCTCGGCGTCCATGGAGACATGAACGTCCTTCTCTGGCCAATCCAG AGCGGCATTCTGTACTTCTGTGGTTTCCAAGTCTTGGAGCCTCAGCTCGTCTACAGCATCGGACACACTCCAGCCGACGAACGGCTTCAGATTCTGGACAAATGGAAGAAGCGCTTGGCAACCATCTGGGAAGAGAAGCCGCTGTCCTTTGCTCCAAGCAGCTACTTTGATCTGAACTTCCAGGCGGGATTCTTGCTAAAAAAAGAAGTGCAGGAAGaacaagcaaagaagaaagatggGCTTTCTGTTGGCCACCACTTTGGCAAAAGCATCCCAACTGACAACCAGATCAAAGCCAAGAAATAG